One window of the Halobacillus litoralis genome contains the following:
- a CDS encoding YkvI family membrane protein translates to MVKAGFKWMFLIIGTMIGAGYASGRELWQFFGQDSSLAILLFSLMFICCCKVIMDISFKKQTGHYLPVLKAVVGKHLTGVYDWMIIIYLFTTTVIMLAGSGATWQAFHFSYRFGVLAMVIPLVLLFVWDVKGIVAVNSFVLPLLISGLLFVLILFITDQDLSLFGHVHEMGNWMAAFPFTALNILPLIAVLGAIGNQVRHKGEIWIASLGSGLTLGAVSYLYNNSLIQISEDIILYEIPLFAILKHYPYEMMIFMSAMLWIAIFTTAASGTLGLVTRFRDYLKQPLWILALAVIAIMLPFTSFGFSTLIEYLYPLYGLLNLYVLTSLLLYPILSRFKIR, encoded by the coding sequence ATGGTAAAAGCAGGATTCAAGTGGATGTTCTTGATTATAGGGACGATGATTGGAGCCGGTTACGCATCAGGGAGAGAACTATGGCAATTCTTTGGACAAGATAGCAGTCTCGCGATCCTTTTGTTCTCGCTCATGTTCATTTGTTGTTGTAAAGTGATCATGGATATAAGCTTCAAAAAACAAACGGGACACTACCTGCCTGTTCTGAAGGCAGTAGTCGGTAAGCATTTGACCGGGGTTTATGATTGGATGATCATCATCTATCTCTTTACGACGACCGTGATCATGTTGGCAGGCAGTGGGGCGACATGGCAGGCATTTCACTTCTCCTATCGGTTCGGTGTATTGGCAATGGTTATTCCCCTGGTCCTTCTGTTTGTATGGGATGTGAAAGGGATTGTCGCGGTGAACAGTTTTGTGCTGCCACTATTGATTTCCGGGCTGTTGTTCGTCCTCATTTTATTCATAACCGACCAGGACCTTTCCTTGTTCGGTCATGTGCATGAAATGGGGAATTGGATGGCTGCCTTCCCTTTTACGGCCTTGAATATCCTTCCCCTCATTGCAGTGTTAGGGGCGATCGGGAATCAAGTGCGGCATAAAGGGGAAATATGGATTGCCAGTCTCGGGAGCGGTTTGACTCTTGGAGCTGTATCTTACCTTTATAACAATAGTCTGATTCAAATTTCTGAAGATATCATATTGTATGAGATTCCGCTTTTTGCGATATTGAAACATTACCCATACGAGATGATGATCTTCATGTCAGCCATGCTTTGGATCGCTATTTTCACCACTGCTGCTTCAGGAACACTCGGTCTTGTTACCAGATTCAGAGATTACCTCAAGCAGCCGCTGTGGATTTTAGCGCTGGCTGTCATTGCGATCATGCTGCCTTTTACTTCTTTCGGGTTTTCTACATTGATTGAATACCTGTATCCGTTATATGGATTGCTTAATTTATATGTTTTGACCTCTCTTCTCCTATACCCTATTCTTTCGAGATTCAAAATTCGCTAG
- a CDS encoding mechanosensitive ion channel family protein, whose protein sequence is MVEDAKSQWDGIVNYVTGADLWITISLGAIKICLILFISFLVIRIGRKVIARFFANKKRGPFQITQRREATLNKLVLNTMSYVVYFVAFIMILDTFTLDIAALLAGAGVAGLAIGFGAQNLVRDVISGFFIIFEDQFSVGDYIQTSGVEGFVEEVGLRTCKVKAWTGEVHILPNGNVTQVTNFSIHNSISVVDVSIAYEEDVEKAEKVILALMEELPERYESMLKVPELLGIQNLGASDVVMRIICEVHPMEHWAMARAIRKEVKNRLDAEGIEIPFPRMVMYSREEEPSSKQGADE, encoded by the coding sequence GTGGTAGAGGATGCCAAGTCGCAGTGGGATGGAATTGTCAATTATGTCACAGGTGCTGATTTATGGATTACTATTAGCCTCGGTGCCATTAAAATCTGTTTGATTCTATTTATATCCTTTTTGGTTATTCGAATCGGCAGAAAGGTCATAGCTCGATTTTTTGCTAATAAAAAACGCGGCCCTTTTCAAATCACTCAGCGGCGTGAAGCGACATTGAACAAACTCGTACTGAACACCATGTCTTATGTCGTCTATTTTGTTGCGTTCATCATGATCCTCGACACCTTCACTCTGGACATAGCAGCACTTCTGGCAGGTGCGGGAGTAGCTGGGTTAGCGATCGGTTTTGGTGCTCAAAACCTTGTCCGGGATGTCATCTCAGGGTTTTTCATTATTTTCGAAGACCAGTTTTCCGTAGGGGACTATATCCAGACATCTGGAGTCGAAGGTTTTGTCGAAGAGGTCGGTTTACGGACTTGTAAAGTGAAAGCATGGACAGGTGAAGTCCATATATTACCAAATGGGAACGTTACACAGGTGACCAACTTCTCGATTCACAATAGTATTTCAGTAGTAGACGTGAGCATCGCTTATGAAGAAGATGTGGAAAAAGCAGAAAAAGTCATCTTAGCTTTAATGGAAGAATTACCTGAACGGTATGAATCCATGCTCAAAGTGCCAGAATTGTTAGGGATTCAAAACCTGGGGGCATCAGATGTCGTCATGCGGATCATTTGTGAAGTGCATCCAATGGAGCACTGGGCGATGGCGCGTGCGATCCGGAAAGAAGTGAAGAACCGTTTAGATGCTGAAGGAATTGAGATTCCATTCCCGCGTATGGTTATGTATTCACGGGAAGAAGAACCAAGCAGTAAGCAAGGTGCTGATGAATAA
- the rpsR gene encoding 30S ribosomal protein S18, whose product MARRGRGKRKKVCFFTANGITHIDFKDVDLLRRFVSDRGKILPRRVTGTSAKYQRKLTKAIKRSRQMALLPYSTE is encoded by the coding sequence ATGGCACGTCGTGGACGCGGAAAACGTAAAAAGGTGTGTTTCTTCACTGCTAACGGAATCACACACATCGACTTTAAGGATGTTGATTTGCTAAGACGTTTCGTTTCTGATCGTGGAAAAATTCTTCCTCGTCGAGTAACAGGAACTTCTGCAAAGTATCAGCGTAAATTGACGAAAGCTATCAAACGCTCTCGTCAGATGGCTCTATTACCATACTCTACTGAATAG
- a CDS encoding YczE/YyaS/YitT family protein, with product MKRIYHRAFYYTIGIMIMTLGIALTIQSSLGTSPFDALLVGLHRTFGLTIGSWEIVVGFSMIVFNAVAERRRPELLALATSLLTGAGIDFWVFTIEDSIHPDLFFPQFICVMSGMVIAGFGIALNLQADFAPNPFDRMMLVVKKLTGWNVSISRALISIVLVILAAFFGGAIGIGTLLITLMSGPIIHVFMNVIEKFDRRLYPTQTLKES from the coding sequence TTGAAGCGAATCTACCACAGGGCCTTTTACTACACAATCGGTATAATGATCATGACACTGGGCATCGCCTTGACCATCCAGTCCAGCTTAGGGACTTCTCCATTTGATGCTCTCCTCGTCGGCCTTCACCGGACATTCGGGTTGACAATCGGCAGCTGGGAAATCGTCGTGGGATTCAGCATGATCGTCTTCAATGCGGTTGCCGAAAGAAGGCGTCCGGAACTGTTAGCTTTAGCAACCTCATTGTTAACAGGCGCCGGTATCGACTTCTGGGTGTTTACCATCGAAGACTCGATCCATCCTGACCTGTTCTTCCCACAATTCATCTGTGTCATGAGCGGCATGGTGATTGCCGGTTTCGGAATCGCCTTGAATTTACAAGCAGATTTCGCCCCTAATCCATTTGATCGGATGATGCTTGTCGTAAAAAAACTGACAGGGTGGAACGTCTCCATTTCACGAGCCCTTATCAGTATAGTACTCGTCATCCTCGCTGCCTTCTTCGGAGGAGCAATCGGCATTGGTACCTTGTTGATCACTTTGATGAGCGGCCCTATCATCCATGTATTTATGAACGTCATTGAAAAATTCGACCGTCGACTTTACCCTACCCAAACATTAAAAGAGTCGTAA
- the ssb gene encoding single-stranded DNA-binding protein, with protein MLNRVVLAGRLTKDPDLRYTPNGVAVANFTIAVNRPFSNNQGDRDADFINCVVWRRAAENLANFMSKGSLVGVDGRLQSRSFDNQEGKRVFVTEVVADSVQFLESKGSSQGGGNRGGSGFQSNQNQQPSGNNFGSNNNDNNNQRNEDPFADNGEPIDISDDDLPF; from the coding sequence ATGTTGAATCGTGTCGTATTAGCCGGCAGATTGACGAAGGATCCTGATTTACGCTATACGCCAAACGGAGTAGCCGTCGCCAACTTTACAATCGCCGTCAACCGCCCATTTTCCAACAACCAGGGAGATCGCGATGCCGATTTCATCAACTGTGTTGTTTGGAGACGAGCGGCTGAAAACTTAGCTAACTTTATGAGTAAAGGCAGTCTTGTCGGAGTCGATGGACGCTTACAGTCCCGAAGCTTCGATAATCAGGAAGGCAAGCGTGTGTTTGTAACAGAAGTAGTTGCAGATAGCGTACAATTCCTAGAATCCAAAGGTTCTTCCCAGGGCGGAGGAAATCGTGGAGGTTCAGGATTCCAATCAAATCAGAATCAACAACCATCAGGAAATAACTTCGGTTCCAATAATAATGATAACAACAATCAACGAAATGAAGACCCATTCGCAGACAATGGGGAACCTATCGATATATCAGATGATGATCTACCATTTTAA
- the rpsF gene encoding 30S ribosomal protein S6, whose translation MSRKYEIMYIIRPDIEEEAKTSVKDRFSTILTDNGAEIEEVKEVGKRRLAYEINDYRDGIYVTIDFTGTRDAINEFDRQAKFTDDIIRHIAVREDDK comes from the coding sequence ATGAGTAGAAAATACGAAATCATGTATATCATCCGCCCAGATATCGAGGAGGAAGCGAAAACATCTGTCAAAGATCGTTTCAGCACAATCCTGACTGATAACGGAGCGGAGATTGAAGAAGTTAAAGAAGTTGGCAAGCGTCGTCTTGCTTACGAAATTAACGACTACCGTGATGGGATCTATGTAACGATTGATTTCACAGGTACACGTGATGCAATCAATGAATTCGACCGTCAAGCGAAGTTCACGGATGATATTATCCGCCACATCGCAGTGCGTGAAGATGACAAATAA
- a CDS encoding Rrf2 family transcriptional regulator, whose translation MRLKKYTDYALRVLILTASKREGELATKKEISEVFHISENHLGKIIHELNKLGLIETIRGRSGGIRLAKNPEEINVGSVVRAMEDDFHLLECFDCATNYCVITPACKLKHALHEALRAFLNVLDGYTLKDLLANQEELRELMGLE comes from the coding sequence ATGCGCTTAAAAAAATATACAGATTATGCCCTGAGAGTACTGATTTTGACGGCATCTAAACGAGAGGGAGAACTTGCAACCAAAAAAGAGATTTCTGAAGTCTTTCATATATCTGAAAATCATTTGGGGAAAATCATCCATGAGTTGAACAAATTGGGATTGATAGAAACCATTCGTGGCCGTTCTGGGGGTATAAGGTTAGCCAAAAATCCTGAAGAGATCAATGTAGGAAGTGTCGTCCGGGCGATGGAAGATGACTTTCATTTACTGGAATGCTTCGACTGTGCCACGAATTATTGTGTCATCACACCAGCCTGTAAGCTAAAGCATGCTCTGCACGAAGCTTTACGTGCTTTTTTGAATGTCCTGGACGGGTATACATTAAAAGACCTACTAGCCAATCAAGAAGAATTACGCGAATTAATGGGGCTGGAGTGA
- the ychF gene encoding redox-regulated ATPase YchF, translating to MALTAGIVGLPNVGKSTLFNAITQAGALSANYPFATIDPNVGIVEVPDPRLEKLTELVKPKKTIPTAFEFTDIAGIVKGASKGEGLGNQFLSHIRQVDAITHVVRAFEDENITHVSGEVDPITDIETINLELILADLETVSKRMDRVAKMARQKDKDAVAEYAVLEKIKDALEAETPARAVEFSSDQQKIVKGLHLLTSKPILYVANVSEDEIGEADNDKVKQIREFAAKESAEVIVVCAKIESEIAELDGEEKDEFLEDLGIEESGLDQLIKATYNLLGLATYFTAGEQEVRAWTFKEGMTAPQAAGIIHTDFERGFIRAETVSYEDLVDAKSMSVARDRGRVRLEGKEYLVRDGDVIHFRFNV from the coding sequence ATGGCACTAACAGCAGGAATCGTAGGTTTACCGAACGTAGGGAAATCTACGTTATTTAACGCAATTACACAAGCAGGCGCTTTGTCGGCCAACTATCCTTTCGCTACCATTGATCCGAACGTAGGGATCGTGGAAGTTCCGGATCCCCGGCTCGAGAAGTTGACCGAGCTTGTCAAACCGAAGAAAACCATTCCAACAGCTTTTGAATTCACTGATATCGCCGGCATCGTCAAAGGGGCGAGTAAAGGGGAAGGACTCGGGAACCAGTTCCTATCTCACATCCGTCAAGTCGACGCCATTACTCACGTCGTACGTGCTTTTGAAGATGAGAATATCACACACGTTTCCGGCGAGGTCGATCCGATTACAGATATTGAAACTATCAACCTTGAATTGATATTAGCTGATCTTGAAACAGTCTCCAAGCGCATGGACAGAGTGGCAAAAATGGCTCGTCAAAAGGACAAAGACGCAGTAGCTGAATATGCCGTTCTTGAGAAGATCAAAGATGCTTTGGAGGCAGAAACACCGGCACGTGCTGTTGAGTTCAGCAGTGACCAGCAAAAGATCGTCAAAGGCCTTCATCTACTGACTTCGAAGCCGATCCTCTATGTGGCTAATGTGAGTGAAGATGAAATAGGAGAAGCAGATAACGATAAAGTGAAGCAAATCCGTGAATTTGCTGCAAAAGAAAGCGCAGAAGTCATTGTGGTCTGTGCTAAGATTGAATCTGAAATCGCTGAACTTGATGGCGAAGAGAAGGATGAATTTCTGGAGGACCTCGGTATCGAGGAATCCGGTCTGGACCAGCTTATCAAAGCCACTTATAATTTGCTGGGCTTAGCCACTTACTTTACTGCAGGCGAACAGGAAGTAAGGGCTTGGACATTCAAAGAGGGGATGACCGCCCCACAAGCGGCAGGGATCATTCACACGGACTTTGAACGTGGATTCATCCGTGCAGAGACAGTCTCCTATGAAGACCTCGTAGACGCGAAGTCCATGAGCGTGGCTCGTGACCGTGGTCGTGTCCGTTTAGAAGGTAAAGAGTATTTAGTTCGTGATGGCGACGTTATCCATTTCCGTTTTAACGTATAA
- a CDS encoding DUF951 domain-containing protein, protein MTEKTYHLNDVVQMKKPHPCGENRWKIIRMGADIRIKCVGCGHSVLVPRRKFETKLKKVLETSE, encoded by the coding sequence ATGACTGAAAAAACTTACCATTTAAATGACGTCGTACAAATGAAGAAACCTCACCCATGTGGAGAAAACCGCTGGAAAATCATTCGCATGGGTGCTGACATCCGTATCAAGTGTGTAGGGTGTGGTCATAGCGTTCTAGTACCGCGCCGCAAATTTGAAACGAAGCTGAAGAAAGTGCTGGAAACAAGTGAATGA
- the hmpA gene encoding NO-inducible flavohemoprotein, translating to MSASVKKPLNETTIKTIKATVPVLAEYGEAITTHFYKRLFEDHPELKNIFNQTHQRAGEQPRALANTVYAAAQHIDHLEVILPRVKQIAEKHVSLNVQPEHYPIVGEYLLIAIKEVLGDAATDDIIEAWGEAYGVIAQAFINVEENLYEETEKQAGGWTGFRDFKVIDKVEESEEITSFYLEPSDGGVLPIFKPGQYLTIKAKIPGGSYDHLRQYSLSDAPGKNYFRISVKRESGTGNHPDGIVSTWLHNHVNKGTYLPVSAPAGDFYLDDHTERPLVLISGGVGLTPLMSMWKYVQQAQPEREVHYIHAARNGNVHGLKQELKNTEHCTSHVVYEQPSEEDVHEGLFEKEGYIDLEWLKKIAPYDADFYFCGPEGFMKAVYHSLIEWEVPNDRIHYEFFGPQGDLQI from the coding sequence ATGTCTGCAAGTGTAAAAAAACCATTAAATGAGACCACGATTAAAACAATCAAAGCAACGGTACCTGTTTTAGCGGAGTATGGGGAAGCGATTACGACCCACTTTTACAAACGCTTGTTTGAAGATCATCCTGAACTGAAAAATATATTCAATCAAACCCATCAACGGGCAGGGGAACAGCCGAGGGCGCTTGCCAATACGGTATATGCTGCGGCTCAACATATCGATCATTTAGAAGTGATTCTCCCGAGAGTGAAACAAATTGCAGAAAAGCATGTGAGCTTGAATGTCCAGCCTGAACACTACCCGATTGTCGGAGAATATTTATTGATCGCGATCAAAGAGGTGCTTGGCGATGCGGCTACCGACGATATTATAGAAGCATGGGGCGAAGCTTATGGCGTTATTGCACAGGCATTCATCAACGTAGAGGAAAATTTATATGAGGAAACTGAAAAACAAGCGGGGGGTTGGACCGGGTTCCGGGATTTTAAAGTGATTGACAAAGTGGAAGAAAGCGAAGAGATTACTTCCTTCTATTTGGAACCTTCTGATGGAGGTGTACTGCCTATATTTAAGCCGGGTCAATATTTGACGATTAAGGCAAAAATCCCCGGGGGCTCCTATGATCATTTGCGTCAGTACAGTTTATCTGATGCACCTGGAAAGAATTACTTCCGCATTAGTGTAAAAAGAGAAAGTGGTACGGGAAATCATCCTGATGGGATTGTTTCTACGTGGCTGCATAATCATGTGAACAAAGGAACATACTTACCTGTCAGTGCTCCTGCGGGTGACTTCTATTTAGACGATCATACTGAGAGGCCACTGGTGCTGATCAGTGGAGGGGTAGGATTGACTCCCCTTATGAGCATGTGGAAATATGTCCAGCAGGCTCAGCCTGAACGTGAGGTCCACTATATTCATGCGGCTAGAAATGGAAATGTCCATGGACTTAAACAAGAGCTGAAGAATACAGAGCACTGTACTTCCCATGTCGTCTATGAGCAGCCGAGTGAAGAAGATGTTCATGAAGGCTTATTTGAAAAAGAAGGATACATTGATTTGGAGTGGTTGAAAAAGATTGCCCCATATGATGCAGATTTTTATTTCTGCGGCCCAGAAGGGTTCATGAAGGCTGTATATCATTCACTAATAGAATGGGAAGTCCCAAACGACCGCATTCATTACGAGTTTTTTGGTCCCCAAGGTGACTTACAAATATAG